Within Portunus trituberculatus isolate SZX2019 chromosome 3, ASM1759143v1, whole genome shotgun sequence, the genomic segment aagaagaaaataaacactgacTGATCTTTTTCCATTAACATTTAACCTGTGAACTTCTACACTTTTAAGTCTAGATAAGgaaacattaaaacaaataaatatcctTCTGTTAACATTATACTTTTGAACTCCTACACTTTTAGACTTaagaaaacttcaaaacttTGTTACTTCTTTCTAGGAACATTAAACTTTTGAATTGCTACACTTTTAAGCttcagaaaaaaatcaaagcacaaggaaaacatgaaaacacaggTTAGTATCTTTCCAGGAGCATTAAATCTTTGAACTGCTACACTTTTtaagaaaaacatcaaaacacaagaaaaaaatttgtctttttctaGGAAGATTGTAATTTAGAATTATTGCACTTCTAAGCTTAAGACATGTTATGCTAATAAGTACTATATTAAGCTTGACAGAATTGGTGTACTATTATATTGTTTGGACATATATTAAACTTGACAGGGTATTGAGATACTAATGActattgtttgtgtatttaataAGCTTGGCAGGGAATTGACATAATAATATTTATGGTTTGGGCATTGATAAGCTTGATGGGGGCATTGATTGGGATTAATTAGTATACTGTACCTCCTcataatttacatttttttcactaataactttttcttccaatatttctgtattttttattagttttgcaGGGCCTTTACATACCAATAACTACCTTATCAGTATTTCTTAAGCTTAGGGATTGTATACAAGGACTGCCAGGTTATTTTATTGAATCTTATGTAAATTGGTGCATACTTTTAATGAGATAAGGAGTTTGAATAGTAAGTTCTGTGTACTGGTCTTGTATTTAATCTTATTTGAATTGATGAGTGTTTTTAAGATGAgcagtttagattttttatctatatatttaaaaAGGCCACattgagatgccagtccccaagcatGTCcaagaaagttagccaaaagaatggttAAATGTTTTGAAGcctccctcttaaccccttcgatactgagGCACATATTTACCACGGATTTTGGTTATGATTAAATTGTTTTATTAagattaggaatggtctatggaggtgaaaagattaatggccagagtctttactattttaatccctgcataagttttgaagctgtaaaaaattgctaaataataagcagaataaatatgaaaatgtgtcatggtactgaagggattaaatgagatcaggtcacaggaaggtggaaacacagaagcaggcagggagttccagagtattATGCATTCAGGTACATTAAGTTACAGTGTGACAAGTAAACACATAAAGTAGACTGTCTGTAAGTAGATGAAATGTAGATCTATGGAAGCCATGACCTCAAATACACCAATAGAATAGatgagttccagagtgtacatGTGGTGTTCTCTGTCTTCAGGTTGCCTCATCCATCTATGACACGGAGGTTAACAAGTTCAAGGTGAAGTGTGGCGGATCGCTAGAGATGTGGGAGGAGAGTGGATGGATTGACAAGCAAGACCCATATGGATGGTTCATGTGgtactgcaggtgtgtgtgtgtgtgtgtgtgtgtgtgtgtgtgagtgtgtgtgtgtgtgtgtgtgtgtctgtgtagttgatgttgatgtgatatagtcttattttttcattttcgtatctttaactatctccattaatctaacttaacctaacttaccctcATCTATatcagaacctaacctaactgaattATCCTTAACTTTACTCTCGTTTAACTTTAATTTCTGcaaacattaacctaacctaacttaactgatTTCCCtgacctttcctctccctaacCTGAATCAccaacattaacctaacctcaccaaattTATGTTAACTTACTCTAACAATACCTAACAAAAACCCCATAAAGTTAACACCCATAATTACACTCACATCATTTACTTAACTAACCCTTAACTAATGTCTCTCTACTTCCTAACCAACTACCCATAACTCCTGTCTCCTCCCTTTGTTCCTAATGTACACCTCAACTTTCCCCATCTTTTTATCATAAGACACCCTGATTTccctgttttcttcatttttccattcttccccACTCTGTTTCtccttaacctcctcagtaccaggacacgtttccatattcactctggttactatttggtcattttatacagcttcacaaattaatgtgtggattaaaatagtgaagactctggccattaatcttttgacctccatagaccctatttaaagtcaataaatggtctaatcgtacacatcaAGATCAAAATGTGTGCcagtattcaaggggttaattGATGTTCTTAATTGCTTTGTTTACTAGTAAGAAGTATATTTCACAGGGTACAttgaccaaacctaacctaacctaatctaaccatcCCTAACAGTTGTGCCCCTCCTTCAGGTACTACCAAGGGCGGCGCAGTGAGGATGACGAGAGGCAGATAGGCAGATGGAGTCGCTGTGctgggctaaagggaaggtGGCGGCAGAATCTGGTGACTAaggtttgtatttttatttatttttttccttgtttcatttacttttgtttcatttatttattcattcattcatttattctttttgttagtttttgttttttccttttgatcgttttattcttgtttattctgctcttgttttgtttccatttatcttattgtttgtttaatcttttgtttatttttctctttgttttgatttcttgtctaacatttttgtttttcttgtatttatgtttgttttattcttgtttgttctagtctgtttgttttctcttgtttgttttactCATTGTTTtacttatgtttgtttttctcttgttttgtttttctctctgttttatcactCTTTGTTTTActcatttctttcactcttgttttgtttgacttgttcttttttgttttcaccGCCAGACTCATAAAGGGATtggttgattgactgactggttgattgattggttgactgattggttgactgactgattgattgactgattgattgagtgattgattggcagtgatagtaataaaagaaagtttAATTTAGTGTTAGAAATAAAGAGTTGAATTTACAATGATGGCAATGAAAAAACAGTTAATATATAGTGCTGGTGATAAAGGAAGGGGTAGTTTAAGGAtagtaataaagaaagacaagttTATAATGctaggaataagaaaaagaggtgaaatattgtaataggaataaaagaagtgaTAATTTAGTGACAGtattaaagaaagagatgacTTTTCAATGTTAGCAATAAAAAAGAGGTgatatatagtaataagaataaaagaagtgataatttagtgatagtaatgaaaaagatgatTTATAGTAatgttgataaagaaaagagtaatTTAGCaataggaatgaagaaagatgtGATTTTATGATGctaggaatgagaaaaagagatgaaatataGTAACAGGAGTAAAAGAAGCAATGATTTAGTGGTAATAATAAGGAATGAGTTGATTCATAGTAAtgttgatgaaggaaggagtaattTAGTGATAGTAATTAAGATAGACCTGATTTtacaataattacaataaaagaGGTGAAatatagtaatagaagtaaaagaagagataatttagcaataatgataaagaaagagatgatttACCGTAATGTTGATAAAAAAGAGTAATTTAGTGATAGTAATTAAAAAGATCAGATTTTACAATgctagcaatgaaaaaaaaggtgaaatataGAGTAAtaggagtaaaaagaagagatactttagtgatagtgataaggaaagaagtgatTACAGTGATATTAGTAAAAGCAGAGATGGTTTACTATATGAAAGCAGAGGAAACTTAATTTGCATGTTATTTATGAGAGATGGCAAGTAAGaagtataaatgaataaagagagagaaaaatactaaacaaatcaaaataacaaaagttaatagaaaaaaaaacaataaaaagaaccaagaacaaaacaatacaAGAAATTTGTCAAGGTTCATGTCCATTTAGCAACACTGTCTTGAATacaggaaaacacaaataagaggaagaaaaagacaaaaaggtaTGGAAATTTAGTAAGCTgacagtgcagagagagagagagagagagagagagagagagagagagagagagagagagagagagagagatattgtatGCCATTTTCTtttgaggaaaggagaaaattgttTGTGTATCAtttgaagggaagaagatttgtagttagagagaaaaagaaaaaatagtgtttGCATATGAGGCATGTAGAATACAAGGGGCTCAAGTGACATAAtaaaaaagtggagaaaaacgCAGTTAAAGTTTGGCAATATTCAGaatgtcaacttttttttaaaaTGAGATAGAAAGCTCTAGTTTGTTTTATTCGAAAGGTCTATCATTTGACTTTTAAtttcatgtaaaaaaataaacattacaaCTACACATTCTGAATGTTGCCACATTAACtgcgtttttctcctttttttttttgtacatattcgtgtttttaataCTCAAACATGTGCCAGTTCACTTCGAAACGTTCTTAAATTCATAAAAtattattgtgtgtatgtgtatgtgtatgtatatatgtgtattaatgtatttgtgtgtctaagtgtgtgtatgaatgtgtatGTGAATAAGTGtgggtatgtatgtgtatgacgtgtatgtatgtgcatatGTTGTACACATTCAAGTATTGCAAAAAAAAGTAGCAGGGAACACAAATTAATATTCTGTGAGGCGAGGGtgtgaggaagactggccaacATGCCGTGACGTCACGCCAATGCCACGCGCTCACTGGCTGGCGGACAGCTATGTCACAGTCCCGTGACTGACAGCGTGCTCCCCATTGCTTGCTGAGGTGGGTGTTGGAGGAAGTGGCGCTTTAGCCCTCTCTCTGGTCTCTCGTGTGTACCCTTCAGCCTGAGGGCTGATACGGGGAGTACCACCCTTCATATTATGGGATTTTCGACCACTTTGTGAGCAGCTACTGGGCTCAAACATTCTTCCCCTGGATAGAGGAGAGTTTGAGGAAGACAATGCTGTACAAAAGTGCATTTCTCAAAATGTGGCGCTTGAGCCCCTTGTATTCTGTATGCCTCATATACataatttaaaaagaagaaaggatatggagagagagagagagagagagagagagagagagagagagagagagagataaggctaCAAGACTTAGTTAATGGAGTGAGTATGCAGGATGGAAATCAGGggaaaaaagcaaaggaaaagagaatgaccTTTAATTTTCCAACAGGTGTTCCGAGCATCGTCCAAGTTCGACGATGCCTCAGTGTCCCCGGTGGTGCGGCAAACACTGCAGCACTGGGGGTATGAACTCAACAAACATGACTATGACCTCGGGGTGAAGCGTCAAAAAATaagtcagagagaaagagagtaagtgGAGTTTTGGTATGGTTTAAGGGAAAGAGTttgttgtcagagagagagaggggaagggtagtTCATTGCTTGAAAATACTTACAGATGATAAATACTGgcatacgaaaaagaaaaaatgtaactgTATGTAAGTTGTATAGTAATATGATTCATTAAACAGCTGAGATAATGGTCAGGTTCACacatttctgtttttcttgtttgggAAGCATCTTGCCACAAAACAAATGCTAGGATCAAAGCAGCAGTGTacaatgtatgtgtgtatgtatttgcaTTTCTGGAGAGACAAGTAAGTGTGGACTGAAGCATGGGAGGCAGGACCAGTGCAGTGTTAAGATGGTGCCTAACACAGTAGTAGCACCATCAGCTTGCACAGTACCTGCCTCTCATCAGCCTCTGAACAATTTATCTTTAATGGTTTTATGTTATGTCTGGTATACATAATattattttctaatttattttgataggattttgtatatttattgttattgtagggTTTTGAGGTTTCTAAATCCTGTGTCTTACTGGGCAAACCTACCCAGCAGTGGACAAATTGTATGTTGCTTGGTAGGTTTGTCTGTCAAGATTTTGTTGTCCATTGAATCTGAAGTTTGTTAAATTGATAAGTTTATAtcatgtaaaggaaagaaagtttgcagttagagacaaaaagaaagaaaaagaatagtgtTTGCatataatataaaagaagaaaggatttggagagagagagagggagtgggaggtgaGGTTATGAGGTTAGTTAACAATGGACAGAGTAGGcagaatggaaatgaaaaagaaaaaaaagaatatgtgtTTGTATGATGTCTTACAAAAGGAACAAATCTCTCTATGCCATTATTTAAATATACCTCATACCTCAGGGGTCTAGTTATTATTTAGGTATTTTCAACACTAGAATATATAGGTGATAGGGAACAGTCTCATTATGAAGGGATAGAGGTGGACTAGTGTGTGCTGTGGGgccttgtggtggtagtagaagagagagaatgagagagtggTGCCTTATCTGGGCCAGCCtggtttcactgtttgatctgttgcagtctctgatgagacagccagacattaccctacggaacgagctcagagctcattatttttgatcttcggataggcctgagaccaggcacacaccacacaccgggacaacaaggtcacaactcctcgatttacatcccgtacctactcactactaggtgaacacctacgtgaaaggagacacaccaaatatcttccacccggccggggaatcgaaccctggtcctctggcttgtgaagccagcgctctaaccactgagctaccgggcatgtgtaTAGAGATAAACCAGATAgaacacacaataataaaaaataataaataaaaaagtaattgaaaaccatgcacacacacacacacacacacacacacacacacacacacacacacacacacacacacacacacacacacacacacacaggtagctcagtggttagagctggcttcaagccagaggaccgggttcgattcccggccgggtggagatatttgggtgtgtctttcacgtgtagccctgttcactgttcacctagcagtgagtaggtacggatgtaaatcgaagttgtgaccttgttgtcccggtgtgtggtgtgcctggtctcaggcctatccgaagatcggaactaatgagcacacacacacataacacacacacacacacacacacacatcacacaatgAAACAGAAAGAACAGTACAAAGTTACAATGCTTTAAAGTAAGTGTTTGATCAATAACTGCTCAGAATTAGTCAGATTAATTAAtataacttttattttatttatcttgtctGTACTTATCTCCTTCAGTAATGGCCACTTTTTTTTACCAAGAATTTTAGGTAGGATTACTAATGtacactattttatttacattatgaactgtctatggaggtgagaagtttaatggccagagtcttcactattttaatccccacatgagtttctgaagctgtttaaaattgccaaatagtaaactgaatgaatatggaaatgcatcctgGCACTGAATGggttacaaagaaaaaaaaaaaaaaagctgattggtgtaataaaaaaaaaaaaaaaactgattggtgtaagtaaaaaaaaaaacttagtggtataaatttagaaaaaaaaaaaaaaaaaaaaagctgattgGTGTaagtttagaagaaaaaaaaaactggtgtaaaattagaaaaaaagctgATTGGTGTAATtatagaaaaatagtaataacaacatgaAGGCAAGGTTTGTAATAGTTTTAATTAGATTTTATGTCCTGCAAGACTAaatctgttggaaaaaaaaaatgtagaattgTAATAACTGTTAGGGAGACAATGAATCTGTTGAAATGCTTTAGTATATTGTAATACAGTCTGAtttctttttacacttttattctccatctgtatgaatgtatgaatcAGTGtattagaggaaggaggagtttgAAGCCAGAtagtagaaaaaggaagaatttgTTATGATttgaacaaaggaaagaagttcaatgagagagagagagagagagagagagagagagagagcaaaaaataataaatagatagaaatgaaaaaaaataaagaatgaaaatgaatggataaaaataatagataagtaaaagtggaaaagtaaaaaaaaattaccaagaaaaaatgagagaaaagtgataatgaataaaaaaggaaaaatgcaaatgaGAAGAGATATATTAAAATCAAAATCAATGTTTTTCGCACCTATACAGTATGCTCCACTATGCATgacattgattgattgatggcGTCTTGCAGGCCTGGAGACAAGGAAGGTGAGGCTATAGGGGCAGAGGCAGCAGCGGGATTGCCTGGTCAGGTCAGGGGAGGCCATGTGGTCAGTGGCGGCGGGGAGAGCTTCTTCTCCGCTCCACCAACAGGAAGTTTTACCTTCTTCACATGAATAATGGTCTTCCTTGGCTGGCCTGCCGCAAGACAGGCGTCCTGCCTATCCACAGGGGAGGCCATGAAGGTGTGCTCCTCAGAGAGGGCCTTagcacttcttttctttgtaggGGATTTGTTCATACAGAACGGGCGAGGAAATCCGCCAGCCACGGGCCGTGGATGCTAATAGTGCATGCCATTGAATCATACTGGTAAGAATATATGTATTGATGTTGTATTGTGTGAAGTAAGGGGAAAGGGACATACTCTTTCTGAAGGGGCTGGAGTGAACCAGTGTGtactgtggagtgtgtgtgggggctTCCTGTGGGTGTTTGTAGCCAGCTGTGGGCCTGTGGTGTGCCTAAgcttttagttaggttaggttaggttattctCTATTTGTCACAGCATCTTATAATTGAAAAaaactttattcattcatcgaCCATAGCATAttctagttttgtttattt encodes:
- the LOC123508704 gene encoding uncharacterized protein LOC123508704, with product MSSKRKTGPKPTASSTKKAKKDTGGSGSGGKRVEVKCGSSFTITAPPPTRNALGQLVFEGAPEFCPNLTPKQVLQMGSFGGTYFRPIKSGVTGESYRDVWKELPSDWLEGLNIKTQVASSIYDTEVNKFKVKCGGSLEMWEESGWIDKQDPYGWFMWYCRYYQGRRSEDDERQIGRWSRCAGLKGRWRQNLVTKVFRASSKFDDASVSPVVRQTLQHWGYELNKHDYDLGVKRQKISQRERE